The proteins below are encoded in one region of Stieleria sp. JC731:
- a CDS encoding type VI secretion system accessory protein TagJ: MTTSPMELYEAGKLDEAMEASLQLVKAKPANVAYRFQLAELSCIAGNLERADKQLDTVGNQDAQAAIGAALLRQLVRAELARRESFYDGRVPEFLGEPSERLTAHLRALTLYRDGDQAGAASELAPFADQAILRQPISVNGNQVDDIRDLDDLLAPVLEVYTTTGKYFWVDWNQILHLEMHPPKRPFDLLWRQASLSIESGPDGEVYIPAIYLEPDKDSLADANLRLGRGTDWVETESGIVRGRGQRMILAGDADMAFMELQSIAREE, encoded by the coding sequence ATGACAACGTCCCCCATGGAGTTGTATGAAGCGGGAAAGTTGGACGAGGCGATGGAAGCGTCGCTTCAGCTAGTCAAAGCCAAACCTGCGAACGTCGCGTACCGCTTTCAGTTGGCCGAACTTTCATGCATCGCGGGCAACCTTGAACGCGCTGACAAGCAGCTGGACACTGTTGGTAATCAAGACGCCCAAGCGGCAATCGGCGCGGCACTGCTAAGGCAACTTGTTCGTGCAGAACTCGCTCGGCGCGAAAGTTTCTACGATGGCCGCGTCCCCGAATTTCTCGGCGAACCCTCCGAACGTCTCACCGCGCATCTTCGTGCGTTGACGCTTTATCGCGATGGCGATCAGGCCGGTGCAGCGAGCGAACTGGCACCGTTTGCTGACCAAGCGATCCTACGTCAACCGATCAGCGTCAACGGTAATCAAGTCGACGACATTCGCGACCTGGATGATTTACTTGCCCCGGTTCTAGAAGTTTACACAACCACCGGTAAATACTTTTGGGTCGACTGGAATCAGATCCTGCACTTGGAAATGCATCCCCCAAAACGGCCTTTCGATTTGCTTTGGCGACAGGCCAGCTTGTCGATCGAATCCGGTCCCGATGGCGAAGTCTATATTCCCGCTATCTACTTGGAACCCGACAAGGATTCGCTGGCCGACGCTAACCTGCGACTCGGGCGTGGGACCGATTGGGTAGAGACAGAATCAGGTATCGTCCGGGGGCGAGGCCAACGTATGATCCTCGCTGGTGATGCAGACATGGCATTCATGGAACTGCAGTCGATCGCTCGCGAAGAATAA